Proteins co-encoded in one Prescottella sp. R16 genomic window:
- a CDS encoding 2-phosphosulfolactate phosphatase: MNPAHLQRGWAVRFDWGLSGASAIGRDAGIAVVVDVLSFTTTLSVAVDLGVEVLPYRWRDASAAAYAAQHGAVLAVGRSEAATGAVTLSPGSIRRTVGLTRLVLPSPNGSSIAYSLAESSRVCVGASLRNARAVAEWIAQNHVEGSSVAVIAAGERWPDGALRPAVEDVWGAGAVLSELARLRPKSTMSPESTMSPEAEMAVTAWHAVREHVAASLEQCASGQELIAAGYASDVEVASEVGQSRSVPVLVGDMFVDRAAH; encoded by the coding sequence GATCGGCCGGGATGCTGGGATCGCGGTGGTCGTCGACGTCCTGTCGTTCACGACGACGCTGTCGGTTGCTGTCGATCTCGGTGTCGAGGTGCTGCCGTATCGATGGCGCGACGCTTCGGCCGCCGCCTACGCGGCGCAGCACGGCGCGGTGCTGGCGGTAGGCCGGAGCGAGGCGGCCACTGGCGCGGTGACTCTGTCTCCAGGCAGCATTCGGCGCACAGTCGGGCTGACGCGCCTCGTACTGCCCTCGCCGAACGGTTCCTCGATCGCGTACTCGCTGGCGGAATCGTCCCGCGTCTGTGTGGGCGCATCGCTGCGCAACGCGCGGGCGGTCGCAGAGTGGATCGCGCAGAACCACGTCGAGGGTTCGTCCGTGGCGGTGATCGCTGCGGGCGAGCGATGGCCGGATGGGGCCTTGCGGCCGGCCGTCGAGGACGTATGGGGTGCGGGCGCGGTGCTGTCTGAACTCGCGCGGCTGCGTCCGAAGTCGACGATGTCACCGGAGTCGACGATGTCACCGGAGGCGGAAATGGCGGTGACCGCGTGGCATGCGGTCCGCGAGCACGTGGCAGCCTCGTTGGAGCAGTGCGCATCCGGCCAGGAACTGATCGCCGCGGGATACGCGTCTGACGTGGAGGTTGCCTCCGAAGTCGGCCAGAGCCGATCCGTCCCGGTCCTCGTCGGAGACATGTTCGTCGATCGTGCCGCGCACTGA
- a CDS encoding transposase, whose translation MRQDFPEPAQHYRRAQRLWPGSYFAGSVEGAPISVLRQHIEQQERPVQGTLGPRGPTACAFTSAVNGGALAHIPVAGGCEVPKRGRRVVDSSVLAP comes from the coding sequence ATGAGACAGGACTTCCCCGAACCGGCCCAGCACTACCGGCGGGCGCAGCGCCTCTGGCCCGGCTCCTACTTCGCAGGCTCGGTCGAGGGTGCCCCGATCAGCGTGCTGCGACAGCACATCGAGCAACAAGAGCGCCCCGTCCAGGGCACGCTCGGCCCTCGAGGGCCTACCGCGTGCGCCTTCACCTCCGCCGTGAACGGCGGAGCACTAGCGCACATTCCGGTAGCCGGTGGCTGTGAAGTCCCGAAGCGCGGACGGCGGGTAGTCGATTCCTCGGTTCTTGCTCCCTGA